The proteins below come from a single Caenibius sp. WL genomic window:
- a CDS encoding MATE family efflux transporter, translating into MSPLPLPGSAVRTEIKATVRLAVPLAAANLLQMAVHAVDVIFVARLGQEALAASSLSVALFSLLTWCFSGLTGAVAPLIAAELGKGRHAVREIRRSVRMALWLGVLSGLAGMAICAFGEVLLLASGQDPVIAHKAGAFLRILMWAMIPMILASVLRTFVATMGRPIFATVITAAAIGVNILANYVFVFGAFGVPAMGLNGSALASTLTAVLMLLAYVGAIYADRRLRRYYLFGRLWRPEMTRFREIVGIGLPIAGTILAEAGLFSSAAVLMGWIGKAELAAHTIALQIAAFAFQVPFGIGQAATIRVGYHYGARDRAGIAHAGWAAIGLSLGFMVFTASALWLIPEFIISAYLDIHDPANAILLGFAVQFMAIAAFFQLFDGLQTVAAGALRGLQDTKVPMVIAIFGYWLPGFGGALALAFLTPLRGQGVWFGFAIGLAVVALMLLYRWHRRERFGLVAELP; encoded by the coding sequence ATGTCACCCCTGCCTCTCCCCGGATCTGCCGTGCGCACGGAAATCAAGGCCACGGTGCGGCTCGCCGTGCCGCTGGCGGCGGCCAATCTGCTGCAGATGGCGGTGCACGCGGTGGACGTGATCTTCGTCGCCCGGCTGGGCCAGGAAGCGCTGGCCGCCTCCAGCCTGTCGGTCGCGCTGTTCAGTCTGCTCACCTGGTGCTTCTCCGGACTTACCGGCGCGGTCGCCCCGCTGATCGCCGCCGAACTCGGCAAGGGCCGCCACGCGGTGCGCGAAATCCGCCGCAGCGTGCGCATGGCGCTGTGGCTCGGGGTGCTGTCCGGCCTCGCCGGAATGGCGATCTGCGCTTTCGGCGAAGTGCTGCTGCTCGCCAGCGGGCAAGACCCGGTGATCGCCCATAAAGCGGGCGCGTTCCTGCGTATCCTGATGTGGGCGATGATCCCGATGATTCTCGCCAGCGTGCTGCGCACTTTCGTCGCCACCATGGGGCGGCCGATTTTCGCCACGGTCATCACCGCCGCGGCGATCGGGGTGAACATCCTTGCCAACTACGTGTTCGTGTTCGGCGCGTTCGGGGTTCCGGCCATGGGCCTCAACGGTTCGGCGCTGGCCAGCACGCTTACCGCCGTCCTCATGCTGCTGGCCTATGTCGGCGCGATCTATGCCGACCGGCGGTTGCGCCGCTATTACCTGTTCGGGCGTCTATGGCGCCCGGAAATGACCCGTTTCCGCGAAATCGTCGGCATCGGTTTGCCGATCGCGGGCACGATCCTGGCGGAAGCCGGGCTGTTCAGCAGCGCGGCCGTGCTGATGGGCTGGATCGGCAAGGCGGAACTGGCCGCGCACACCATTGCCCTGCAGATCGCCGCTTTCGCTTTTCAGGTGCCGTTCGGCATCGGCCAGGCGGCAACGATCCGGGTCGGCTATCACTACGGCGCGCGCGACAGGGCCGGGATTGCCCATGCCGGATGGGCGGCCATCGGCCTCAGCCTCGGTTTCATGGTGTTCACCGCCAGCGCGCTGTGGCTGATCCCGGAATTCATCATCTCCGCCTATCTCGACATTCACGATCCGGCCAATGCCATCCTGCTCGGCTTTGCCGTGCAATTCATGGCGATTGCCGCGTTCTTCCAGTTGTTCGACGGATTGCAGACCGTCGCGGCGGGTGCGCTGCGCGGATTGCAGGATACCAAAGTGCCGATGGTCATCGCCATCTTCGGCTATTGGCTGCCCGGTTTCGGCGGCGCGCTGGCGCTGGCTTTCCTCACTCCGCTGCGCGGCCAGGGGGTGTGGTTCGGCTTTGCCATCGGGCTTGCCGTCGTCGCCCTGATGCTGCTTTATCGCTGGCACCGCCGCGAACGCTTCGGGCTTGTCGCCGAACTGCCGTGA
- the groES gene encoding co-chaperone GroES, translating to MAFRPLHDRVLVRRIEAEEKTAGGIIIPDSAKEKPSEGEIVAVGSGARAEDGKVTPLDVKAGDRVLFGKWSGTEVKVDGEDLLIMKESDILGVIA from the coding sequence ATGGCATTCCGTCCGTTGCATGACCGCGTTCTCGTTCGGCGCATCGAAGCCGAAGAAAAGACCGCCGGCGGCATCATCATCCCCGACAGCGCCAAGGAAAAGCCGAGCGAAGGCGAAATCGTGGCTGTCGGCAGCGGCGCGCGCGCCGAAGACGGCAAGGTTACCCCGCTCGATGTCAAGGCTGGCGATCGCGTGCTGTTCGGCAAATGGTCGGGCACCGAAGTCAAGGTCGACGGTGAAGACCTGCTGATCATGAAGGAAAGCGACATTCTCGGCGTGATCGCCTGA
- a CDS encoding serine hydrolase domain-containing protein → MGGQTGNATTHRRRVLQGLGALSVSPLVTANTAHPQKSDFPSVKALARDLVSAEVVPGVVVALGHGQEDPTFICHGTLGFGSEVAVDENTLWRIYSMTKPVAGMAAMLLIAQGRITLDQPIADFMPEFGTMQVLIDPKAGLAARPARNPITVRHLLTHTSGIGAAIPMVGGPLIDAYTAVGLKRGVLDADGAPDVPGAVTGLAEFARRLATVPLEAEPGTHWRYSYGLDLIGRIVEIVSGQPFDAFLKQAFFDPLGMASTGFRVPAQDRMRLVDNYSTPYPADGSKATLIDPGAQSQFLKQPTYVSGGGGLVSTARDYDRFLAMLVGGGTFRGTTVLPPAAVAMGMSNLLPAGTNMNSYIFPGSGDGFGAGGRLVSSGPDKGTFGWMGAAGTLGTVNPDRRLRITGMLNCMNNMALPEQLPAAVNADWPAH, encoded by the coding sequence ATGGGCGGCCAGACAGGGAATGCGACAACGCATCGGCGGCGGGTTCTGCAGGGGCTGGGCGCGCTGAGCGTGTCACCGCTTGTAACGGCCAACACCGCTCATCCCCAAAAGAGCGATTTTCCTTCCGTCAAAGCGCTTGCCCGCGATCTGGTTTCAGCGGAAGTCGTCCCCGGAGTGGTTGTCGCCCTTGGCCACGGGCAAGAGGACCCCACCTTTATCTGCCATGGGACACTGGGCTTCGGCAGCGAAGTGGCCGTCGATGAAAACACCCTGTGGCGGATCTATTCGATGACCAAGCCTGTGGCGGGCATGGCTGCGATGCTGCTGATCGCGCAAGGCAGGATCACCCTGGATCAGCCGATTGCCGATTTCATGCCGGAATTCGGAACCATGCAGGTGCTGATCGATCCAAAGGCCGGCCTTGCGGCAAGACCGGCCAGAAATCCGATCACGGTACGCCATCTGCTGACTCATACATCGGGGATAGGCGCCGCCATACCGATGGTCGGCGGGCCGCTGATCGATGCCTATACAGCAGTGGGGCTCAAGCGCGGCGTGCTGGATGCCGATGGCGCGCCCGACGTGCCCGGCGCGGTGACCGGCCTAGCCGAATTCGCGCGCCGTCTTGCCACGGTCCCGCTGGAGGCGGAACCGGGAACGCACTGGCGCTATTCCTATGGGCTCGATCTGATCGGACGGATCGTGGAGATCGTCTCTGGCCAGCCGTTCGATGCGTTCCTGAAGCAGGCGTTTTTCGATCCGCTGGGCATGGCCAGCACGGGCTTTCGCGTTCCCGCTCAAGATCGCATGCGCCTGGTCGATAACTACAGCACCCCCTATCCCGCCGACGGCAGCAAGGCCACGCTGATCGATCCCGGCGCGCAATCCCAATTCCTGAAGCAGCCGACATACGTTTCGGGCGGCGGCGGCCTCGTGTCCACCGCGCGGGACTACGATCGCTTCCTCGCCATGCTGGTGGGCGGAGGGACATTTCGCGGGACTACCGTCCTGCCACCCGCCGCGGTGGCAATGGGCATGTCCAATCTCCTGCCCGCGGGCACGAACATGAACAGCTATATCTTCCCCGGTTCGGGCGACGGGTTCGGCGCCGGGGGCCGGCTGGTTTCCTCAGGGCCGGACAAAGGCACGTTCGGCTGGATGGGCGCGGCTGGGACGCTGGGAACGGTCAACCCAGATCGCCGGTTGCGGATCACCGGCATGCTGAATTGCATGAACAATATGGCCCTGCCGGAGCAACTGCCCGCTGCGGTGAACGCCGATTGGCCGGCGCACTAG
- a CDS encoding c-type cytochrome, with amino-acid sequence MRKLMANGVAALLTLGLMACGGQDAGERTAGGETGDAAAAPEAATAQADNAPAAFNQCRSCHSVEPERHMIGPSLAGIFETPAGDVEGYAFSPAMRESGLVWDEKTLDAYLKAPRQTVPGTKMIYPGLKNDAQRAEVIAYLKSLAPPAP; translated from the coding sequence ATGCGCAAGCTCATGGCCAACGGCGTTGCGGCGCTTCTGACGCTGGGGCTCATGGCCTGTGGCGGGCAGGATGCGGGCGAGCGGACTGCTGGCGGTGAAACGGGCGATGCCGCCGCCGCGCCGGAAGCCGCGACCGCGCAGGCGGATAACGCGCCGGCCGCGTTCAACCAATGCCGCAGTTGCCACTCGGTGGAACCGGAGCGGCATATGATCGGCCCTTCGCTGGCGGGTATTTTCGAGACTCCGGCGGGCGATGTGGAAGGCTATGCGTTCAGCCCGGCGATGCGGGAATCGGGCCTGGTCTGGGATGAAAAGACGCTGGACGCCTATCTCAAGGCGCCACGCCAGACCGTGCCGGGCACCAAGATGATCTATCCCGGGCTCAAGAACGATGCGCAGCGGGCCGAAGTGATCGCCTATCTCAAATCGCTTGCGCCGCCCGCGCCCTAA